A genomic region of Anopheles coustani chromosome 3, idAnoCousDA_361_x.2, whole genome shotgun sequence contains the following coding sequences:
- the LOC131258704 gene encoding adipose-secreted signaling protein has protein sequence MVDSPHHVHFDQTVINDGLHDNSIIYQIAPEGTSLTVHLGFLQIKHRYRIELSVPAQVVKNAGFEVGSNSAFVVQDTHVPCVNCKLLEFSSRTVDVKGVEHFSVTIEFLAHKEKLLKECLHLCGKEEPARKLELILVARVLGKGKGTPMLRNGIHCIGVEKDDEESEASDWQGFADGK, from the coding sequence ATGGTGGACTCGCCGCATCACGTTCACTTTGACCAAACGGTGATAAATGACGGGTTGCATGATAACAGCATTATCTACCAAATAGCCCCCGAAGGAACGTCGCTGACGGTACACCTGGGCTTTCTGCAGATAAAACATCGGTATCGCATCGAGCTCAGTGTTCCGGCACAAGTGGTCAAAAATGCGGGTTTCGAGGTTGGCAGCAACAGTGCATTTGTGGTTCAGGATACACACGTTCCGTGCGTTAATTGCAAACTACTGGAGTTTTCATCCCGAACCGTGGACGTGAAGGGAGTCGAACACTTTTCCGTCACAATCGAGTTCCTGGCGCACAAGGAAAAGCTACTGAAAGAATGTCTGCATTTATGTGGAAAGGAAGAGCCGGCGAGGAAGCTTGAATTGATACTTGTTGCCCGGGTCCTCGGTAAGGGCAAAGGCACGCCAATGCTCCGCAACGGTATACACTGCATTGGCGTGGAAAAGGACGACGAAGAGTCAGAGGCGTCCGATTGGCAAGGTTTTGCGGATGGAAAGTAG
- the LOC131260622 gene encoding mediator of RNA polymerase II transcription subunit 12: MNMRPLKRPRLGPPDVYPQEAKQREDELTSTHVKHGFATEHKLSEEFGTARNCNVSASKVGAYFNAILAKKEELMTLPDSGRKKQQINPKDNFWPVTARNKTTLDTWFKDLAGTKPLSSLAKKAPSFNKKEEIFAMLCENQVTMQRAAWFIKLSSAYTVAVSEAKIKKRQMPDPATEWTGTMIKFMKDLVPKLHEHYHQGPLQEKPSSGGSGASGGMTGASNTLGMSSSAGGANPSTIPPPLSSPAGSMHSPAGGNTGVGSMHPQQQQQPPPLSPQEEQRIAQKQWNYSTQLCKYMYEEGLLDKQEFLNWIIDLLEKMKSSPNADDGLLRIYLPLSMQYLHDFVQSERFCRRLAYAVAKKLAQLINQMAESHNINLAAPDAEPGGKTSMDMQEGKDKTLEKPSKDGAVGVTPALGDTKPTKANPFEMIFTEYLHCSHHRDVMLQLSTILQVITLECPTALVWCGVGETRSSSVLSGSPLDHLPVAPSALPMPERYEKSNEDIRRQLFEAEESIKVRSRHAESRWCIDKWQTAAGNASLKILATLDALDGHCFDRMDSNNSLDSLYSKIFPPFQVQPIKPSESVSNGGMGKGMQSSGQQPGATDGKDAATKQFEYNVEQDASIVKILCEWAVSWQRWGEHRAMVVAWLLDKRQNEVLTALENDSYSNNLNNSDDKDSVLSGSGLNGGQPVFQHILMNFLDNDAPVLEESGGTQNKSQFTNLVHLFSELIRHDVFSHDAYMCCLISRGDLLTGAGGMLSLDSQGICNAGLGTGPISNKPTTTSSPHNATGMDEDVLQTDFKAKLEDLDDSNVDDDLDKLLQHIKEDQQNSMDAPDSPKDPEQATPSVAGLGKAESSSRHFLYTEHFPLCQDDPISQHDCNQRYILLYGVGKERDEKKHAVKKMSKEICKLFSKKFSIDVAEGGKVKKHSRSEFNFEATSNKCQAMSYFDQHVVTWQCAVQVQEMLNAFAIGNSNYLPVQEHVAFLFDLMESAFNIYGLIDTCIQILRELPEVEQQLNGKSSAALVRSYTTSLSLYVVGVLRRYHCCLLLSQEQTTAIFEGLCRIVKHVSNPSDCSSAERCILAYLYDLYSACSSLKSRPQQEPFHNAYPKIKQALYTPLQPSPSAHTYNPQFMIDIITNPRRGGKIENTWARQLNESASNRYSFVCNAVVAVTRDIDNDCLNDIAAMCAELTACCNSLSTEWLGVLIALCGSNRDAGYYVDVLSQVDVQNTNIHNALSVFTSILVARHCFSLENFVAHVALPSLVQACKGRGETTPEIEAGARLSCHLLLRLFKTIECPQPGLYSVSTSPNPITVGNAHNIKLSCDRHLLAAAHKNIGVAPVLAVLKGILVVGDATAHKVSSIFGTGKRSGLNTPVHPGSTPKSMAGSGDLSHILGTSDLSVLGNADESMLDVSMIEMGELSPSASARLYSSRCANDLPFEQQNSHLNQENATSLSDFAQHVLRQICSQEWVLERCLQNAEELCQQGMLIDNLLTAKQAQRLLHMICYPEHESNLIAELDQKAIIVRILENLEQWSLRISWLDLQLMFKQTNCSSPELSNWLDMVARAAIDVFRVNEFCLSSATDVKQEKVKPSTWLVAPLVSKLPSAVQGRILKVSGQVLESTSMFSKNKDGNGGNSSSNNNSHSHGANSNSSVSSNGSTFGSKQSAQLNHQPFLGLVLTCLKGQDEQKEGLLQSLYSQLSQFLQNRDQSLEMVGGIEDPCGFEKMLDALQLRYSLVGGLFDAIMKNATSTTDWAILFAQLISQGVIDLSNNSELFTTTLDMLATLIHSTLVSDSQTERDENKKLYTNLMKKLRKELGDRNGPSIKYVRQLLPLAKQTCEVITCDSAGSSTDAKGNKISIDSIEKKNGLRLGDKQRVSVWDLLEGHKNPAPLSWAWFGAVKIERKPLAYEETHRLLKYHTHSLFKPSSYYYEPLPLPPEEVDPLPDKIKDEMKADTPSSDQSPAPSTGSKKKPGRGKRKPKATAASQAQQNQPQQPVLPANMVGQGAGGGPQQMQQMASQQQPQQQQQQPQTLQQQQQQQQHLQQQQLHLQQQQQQQQQQQQHLQQQQLQQQLQQQQQNLLMQQQQQQHQQQPNMQQQQQQQPGLQQQQAQQQQVGMTPQQTLQQLQNSNMGGMQMGGQMNPMAQQHLQQQYSQQNAGQMVGQPNIGGMQPGMVGGGLGPGMGGGMLNPQQQQQQQQQQQQQAQQQPQQPQQQQQTQVQQQQQQQQQSQPNPNMGFVGNVNTMAQMAQQQQGTNQQWGGYNSLQQQQHQQQQQQQQAAQQQQQAQQQPQQQQQQQQPQQQAAQQQAQQAPLQAQPGQGPQQGPQAGPQQQQQQQVQMQQQQQQMFYPGMGQAAMNRFDRPQLNSSKQALTQMLSKRSMNPGHPGNFMTQPQPQRNPQPQFMRGPLRPGLPGNPGIGGNQVGMGPMNPAMAGGSAGIGAGAGGPVMGGQAMNAGGMIGAQQGGQVQAGGAGIMNQNAAAMMGSAGGSLMGQSGGSMIQGGMLNPQQNPAMVGQGMGAGGGIGAGSGMGGGTGGMGGAGGAMNSGGGMVAAGGMVNAAMGNTGIGTSAMGGGQGGMGGNSGMGNAGGMGNPAMNNPGMGMQNMQQAGGNMQGAMFQGQNVPYQNVNQNYPSYGNQGMGQQGGQGGAMMGNFNQMAQQQRNTQAEFLAQQRAAMAAGRGQYGQHAPNVTMGNMGVNQGAVPPYPRQGGKPGVGGNIPQTQQQFQQQRLRLMMQQHAGMGQGGNAQGMMQNQGQGMSTQQTPNLVAQLQRQMPNQNNMMGQQYPHQPPQY, translated from the exons ATGAACATGCGACCGTTGAAGCGGCCCCGTTTGGGGCCACCGGATGTGTATCCGCAGGAAGCCAAGCAACGGGAGGACGAACTTACTTCCACACACGTCAAACATGGCTTCGCTACGGAGCACAAGCTATCGGAAGAATTCGGTACGGCTCGCAACTGCAACGTATCAGCGAGTAAAGTCGGTGCCTATTTCAACGCCATCCTGGCGAAGAAGGAAGAACTGATGACGCTGCCCGATTCCGGCCGCAAAAAGCAACAGATCAACCCGAAGGATAACTTTTGGCCCGTGACCGCCCGGAACAAGACGACACTGGACACCTGGTTCAAGGATCTGGCCGGTACGAAACCGCTGAGCAGCTTGGCGAAGAAGGCTCCATCATTCAACAAGAAGGAGGAGATCTTTGCAATGCTGTGCGAGAACCAGGTCACGATGCAGCGGGCTGCTTGGTTTATTAAGCTCAGCTCGGCCTACACCGTGGCGGTGTCCGAGGCGAAGATAAAAAAGCGTCAAATGCCCGATCCGGCGACCGAGTGGACGGGTACGATGATCAAATTTATGAAAGACCTCGTACCGAAGCTGCACGAACACTACCATCAAGGGCCGCTGCAGGAGAAACCGTCGTCCGGTGGATCGGGTGCCAGTGGAGGCATGACCGGTGCGAGCAATACGCTCGGCATGAGTTCGAGTGCCGGAGGTGCAAACCCATCCACCATTCCACCGCCCTTATCCAGCCCGGCCGGAAGTATGCACAGTCCAGCGGGTGGTAACACAGGTGTGGGTTCCATGCAtccacagcagcaacagcaaccgcCTCCGTTATCGCCCCAGGAAGAGCAAAGAATAGCACAAAAGCAGTGGAACTATTCCACACAGCTTTGCAAGTACATGTATGAGGAAGGTCTGTTGGACAAACAGGAGTTTCTCAATTGGATCATTGATTTGCTCGAGAAAATGAAGTCCTCCCCCAACGCGGACGACGGTCTGCTACGGATATACCTTCCGTTGTCTATGCAGTATCTGCACGATTTTGTCCAATCGGAGCGATTCTGCCGTCGGTTAGCGTACGCCGTTGCAAAGAAGTTGGCCCAACTGATCAATCAGATGGCGGAAAGCCATAACATTAACCTTGCTGCACCAGACGCTGAACCGGGCGGGAAAACATCGATGGATATGCAGGAAGGAAAGGATAAAACGCTCGAGAAACCTTCCAAGGATGGTGCCGTGGGTGTAACTCCTGCCCTAGGGGATACGAAACCGACGAAGGCGAATCcatttgaaatgattttcaccGAATACCTTCACTGTTCACATCACAGGGACGTGATGTTGCAGCTATCCACAATTCTGCAGGTGATTACACTCGAATGCCCGACTGCGCTGGTCTGGTGTGGGGTTGGCGAAACACGTTCCTCTTCCGTCCTTTCCGGAAGCCCGTTGGATCACCTACCGGTTGCGCCGTCTGCGCTGCCAATGCCCGAGCGGTACGAAAAATCGAACGAAGACATCCGGCGACAGTTGTTCGAGGCGGAGGAAAGCATCAAAGTTCGATCACGCCACGCCGAATCGCGCTGGTGCATCGACAAGTGGCAGACGGCGGCGGGCAACGCCAGTCTCAAAATATTGGCCACCCTGGACGCACTCGACGGACACTGCTTCGATCGCATGGACTCGAACAACTCGCTCGATTCACTGTACTCGAAGATTTTCCCTCCGTTCCAAGTGCAACCGATCAAACCGTCGGAAAGTGTTTCCAATGGTGGCATGGGGAAGGGGATGCAGAGCAGTGGCCAACAGCCGGGAGCAACCGATGGAAAGGATGCTGCTACGAAACAGTTTGAATAT AACGTTGAACAAGACGCCTCCATTGTAAAGATCTTGTGCGAATGGGCCGTTTCCTGGCAACGCTGGGGAGAACATCGTGCAATGGTGGTTGCCTGGTTACTGGACAAACGGCAGAACGAAGTGCTTACTGCGCTCGAAAACGACAGCTACAGCAACAACCTGAACAACTCGGATGATAAAGATTCCGTGCTGTCCGGCAGTGGGCTTAACGGCGGTCAGCCCGTGTTTCAGCACATCCTGATGAACTTCCTCGACAACGACGCACCTGTGTTGGAGGAAAGTGGAGGGACTCAGAACAAATCGCAGTTCACGAATCTCGTCCATCTGTTCAGCGAACTGATCCGGCACGATGTGTTTTCCCACGATGCGTATATGTGTTGCTTGATATCCCGGGGGGATTTGCTAACGGGCGCTGGCGGTATGCTTTCGCTCGATAGTCAGGGTATTTGCAATGCAGGGTTGGGAACGGGTCCGATTTCAAACAAACCTACCACAACCTCGTCGCCACACAACGCGACCGGGATGGACGAAGACGTGCTGCAGACGGACTTTAAGGCGAAGCTGGAGGATCTGGACGACTCGAACGTGGACGATGATCTCGATAAGCTGCTGCAGCACATCAAAGAGGATCAGCAGAACTCCATGGACGCACCTGATAGTCCAAAAGATCCGGAACAGGCGACACCGTCGGT GGCTGGCCTGGGTAAGGCGGAATCATCCAGTCGTCATTTTCTATACACCGAGCACTTCCCACTGTGCCAGGATGATCCGATCTCGCAGCACGACTGCAACCAGCGGTACATTCTCCTGTACGGTGTCGGTAAAGAGCGCGACGAGAAGAAGCACGCGGTCAAGAAGATGTCAAAGGAGATCTGCAAGCTGTTTTCGAAAAAGTTCAGCATCGACGTCGCCGAGGGTGGCAAAGTGAAGAAGCATTCCCGCAGCGAGTTCAACTTCGAGGCCACCTCGAACAAGTGCCAGGCGATGTCTTACTTTGATCAGCACGTCGTCACGTGGCAGTGCGCGGTGCAGGTGCAGGAAATGCTGAACGCGTTTGCCATCGGTAACAGCAACTATCTGCCGGTGCAGGAGCACGTGGCGTTCCTGTTCGATCTGATGGAGTCGGCGTTTAACATCTACGGGTTGATTGACACGTGCATTCAGATTCTGCGCGAACTGCCCGAGGTGGAACAGCAGCTGAATGGAAAGAGTTCGGCGGCGCTGGTCCGAAGCTATACGACCTCGCTCAGTCTGTACGTGGTGGGTGTGCTGCGGCGTTACCACTGCTGTCTGCTGCTTTCGCAGGAACAAACGACGGCCATCTTCGAAGGGCTTTGTCGGATCGTGAAGCATGTGAGCAACCCGAGCGATTGCAGCTCCGCCGAACGGTGCATCCTCGCGTACCTGTACGATCTCTACTCCGCCTGTTCGTCGCTCAAGTCGCGACCGCAACAGGAACCGTTCCACAATGCCTACCCGAAGATCAAACAAGCTCTCTACACCCCGCTCCAGCCGAGTCCGTCGGCGCATACGTACAACCCGCAGTTCATGATCGACATCATAACGAACCCGCGGCGAGGCGGTAAGATCGAGAACACTTGGGCCCGCCAGCTCAACGAGTCCGCCTCGAACCGGTACAGCTTCGTGTGCAACGCGGTCGTTGCTGTCACGCGCGACATTGATAATGACTGCCTGAACGATATCGCGGCGATGTGCGCGGAACTGACGGCATGCTGCAATTCGCTCAGCACCGAGTGGCTCGGAGTACTGATCGCCCTGTGCGGCTCCAATCGGGACGCCGGCTACTACGTGGACGTGCTGAGCCAGGTGGACGTGCAGAATACCAACATCCACAACGCACTCTCCGTGTTCACCAGCATCTTGGTGGCACGGCATTGCTTTTCTCTGGAAAATTTCGTCGCTCACGTGGCCCTCCCCTCGTTGGTGCAAGCCTGCAAGGGCCGAGGGGAAACGACTCCGGAAATTGAAGCTGGCGCACGGCTCTCCTGCCATCTGCTGCTGCGCCTATTCAAAACCATCGAATGCCCCCAGCCCGGGCTGTACTCGGTCAGCACGTCGCCGAACCCGATCACGGTTGGAAATGCGCACAACATCAAGCTGAGCTGCGATCGGCACTTGCTTGCGGCGGCACACAAGAACATTGGCGTGGCACCCGTGCTGGCCGTGCTGAAGGGTATCCTCGTGGTGGGCGATGCGACGGCGCACAAGGTTTCGTCCATCTTCGGCACGGGCAAGCGGAGCGGCCTGAACACACCCGTACACCCCGGCAGCACACCGAAGAGTATGGCCGGATCGGGTGACCTGAGCCATATCCTGGGCACCAGCGACCTGTCCGTGTTGGGCAACGCGGACGAATCGATGCTGGATGTTTC GATGATCGAAATGGGGGAACTCTCCCCAAGCGCCTCCGCTCGATTATACTCTAGCAGGTGTGCGAATGATTTGCCGTTtga GCAGCAGAATTCCCATCTCAACCAGGAAAATGCAACTAGCTTATCAGACTTTGCACAACATGTCCTGCGACAGATTTGCTCCCAG GAATGGGTTCTCGAACGTTGTTTGCAAAACGCGGAAGAACTGTGCCAACAGGGCATGCTGATCGATAATCTGCTGACGGCCAAGCAAGCCCAACGGTTGCTGCACATGATCTGCTATCCCGAGCACGAGTCCAACCTGATCGCCGAGCTGGATCAGAAAGCGATCATCGTCCGCATACTGGAGAACCTCGAGCAATGGTCGCTGCGTATCTCCTGGCTCGATCTTCAGTTGATGTTCAAGCAAACGAACTGCAGCTCGCCGGAACTGTCGAACTGGCTCGACATGGTGGCGCGGGCAGCGATCGACGTGTTCCGCGTGAACGAGTTCTGTCTGAGCAGCGCGACGGACGTGAAGCAGGAGAAGGTAAAACCCTCCACGTGGTTGGTGGCCCCGCTGGTTTCCAAGCTACCGAGCGCCGTCCAGGGCCGCATACTGAAGGTGTCCGGGCAGGTGCTGGAGAGCACGAGCATGTTTAGCAAGAACAAGGACGGAAACGGAGGCAATAGTAGCAGCAATAACAACAGCCACAGCCACGGTGCGAACAGCAACAGCTCGGTCAGTTCGAATGGAAGCACCTTCGGGAGCAAACAGTCGGCTCAGTTGAACCATCAACCGTTCCTGGGGTTGGTGTTGACCTGCTTGAAGGGTCAGGATGAGCAGAAGGAGGGATTGCTCCAATCGCTCTACTCCCAGCTGTCTCAATTTTTGCAGAATCGAGATCAAAGT CTCGAAATGGTCGGCGGTATCGAGGATCCGTGCGGGTTCGAAAAGATGTTAGACGCCCTCCAGCTGCGCTACTCGCTGGTCGGTGGTCTGTTCGACGCTATTATGAAGAATGCCACCTCTACGACTGACTGGGCCATCCTCTTCGCTCAACTCATCAGCCAAGGCGTAATCGATCTGAGCAACAACTC GGAATTGTTTACCACCACACTGGACATGCTGGCCACACTGATCCACTCGACGCTGGTCAGCGACAGCCAGACGGAGCGCGATGAGAACAAAAAGTTGTACACCAATCTTATGAAGAAGCTGCGCAAGGAGCTGGGTGACAGGAACGGTCCATCGATTAAGTACGTCCGCCAGCTGCTTCCCCTGGCCAAGCAGACGTGTGAGGTGATCACCTGCGACTCGGCTGGTTCGTCGACGGATGCGAAGGGCAACAAGATAAGCATCGATagtatcgaaaagaaaaat GGTCTTCGGTTGGGCGACAAACAGCGTGTAAGTGTTTGGGATTTATTGGAAGGGCACAAGAATCCCGCCCCCCTCTCCTGGGCCTGGTTTGGAGCGGTGAAAATTGAGCGCAAACCGCTAGCGTACGAGGAAACACATCGTTTGCTGAAGTACCACACACATAGCCTTTTCAAGCCAAGCAGCTACTACTACGAACCATTGCCACTACCTCCGGAAGAGGTTGATCCACTGCCGGACAAAATAAAGGACGAAATGAAGGCAGATACGCCCTCGTCCGATCAATCACCGGCACCCAGTACCGGCTCGAAGAAGAAGCCGGGCCGGGGAAAACGCAAACCGAAAGCAACCGCTGCCAGTCAGGCGCAGCAGAACCAACCTCAGCAACCGGTCCTGCCGGCCAACATGGTTGGCCAAGGCGCTGGAGGTGGTCCTCAGCAAATGCAGCAGATGGCTTCGCAGCAACAaccacagcagcaacagcaacaaccgcAGACgctccagcagcaacagcaacagcaacagcatttgcaacaacaacagctgcacctacagcaacagcaacagcagcaacaacagcagcaacagcatctaCAGCAACAGCAATTGCAACAACAgctgcaacaacagcaacagaatCTTCTcatgcaacaacagcagcaacagcaccaacagcaaccAAAcatgcaacaacaacaacaacagcagccggGGCTTCAGCAACAACAggcacaacagcagcaagttGGCATGACTCCGCAGCAAACGCTACAGCAGCTACAGAACAGCAACATGGGCGGAATGCAGATGGGTGGCCAAATGAACCCGATGGCCCAGCAGCACCTGCAGCAACAGTACTCGCAACAGAACGCCGGTCAAATGGTGGGTCAGCCGAACATCGGTGGAATGCAGCCGGGCATGGTGGGAGGAGGTTTAGGTCCAGGAATGGGTGGTGGAATGCTCAacccgcagcagcaacagcagcaacagcagcagcagcaacagcaagcaCAGCAACAACCTCAACAacctcagcagcaacagcaaactCAGgttcagcaacaacaacagcagcagcagcaatcgcAACCGAACCCAAACATGGGATTTGTCGGCAACGTGAACACGATGGCACAGATGGCCCAACAACAGCAAGGAACGAACCAGCAATGGGGTGGATACAATTctctgcagcaacagcaacatcagcagcaacagcagcagcaacaggctgcacagcagcaacaacaagcgCAGCAACAGcctcaacaacagcaacagcagcagcaaccccAGCAACAGGCTGCGCAGCAACAGGCTCAGCAGGCACCGTTGCAGGCGCAACCGGGACAGGGACCTCAGCAGGGACCACAAGCTGGcccgcaacaacaacaacaacagcaggtacaaatgcagcagcaacaacagcagatGTTCTACCCTGGAATGGGTCAGGCAGCAA TGAATCGTTTCGATCGACCACAGCTGAACAGCTCCAAGCAAGCGCTGACGCAAATGCTTTCAAAGCGTTCAATGAATCCGGGACACCCGGGGAACTTTATGACGCAGCCGCAACCGCAGCGTAATCCCCAGCCACAGTTTATGCGTGGTCCGCTGCGGCCAGGCCTTCCTGGTAATCCCGGAATCGGGGGTAACCAGGTCGGTATGGGTCCGATGAATCCGGCGATGGCTGGTGGAAGTGCGGGTATTGGAGCGGGTGCCGGTGGCCCGGTGATGGGCGGACAGGCGATGAACGCTGGTGGAATGATCGGAGCGCAACAGGGCGGTCAGGTGCAGGCGGGCGGCGCCGGTATTATGAACCAGAACGCGGCAGCCATGATGGGCTCGGCGGGCGGTTCGCTGATGGGACAATCCGGTGGCAGCATGATACAGGGGGGCATGCTCAATCCGCAGCAAAATCCGGCCATGGTTGGCCAGGGTATGGGAGCGGGCGGCGGTATCGGAGCTGGCAGCGGAATGGGAGGTGGAACGGGAGGAAtgggtggtgctggtggtgcgaTGAACAGCGGAGGAGGCATGGTGGCGGCTGGTGGTATGGTCAACGCAGCAATGGGTAACACCGGAATAGGCACGTCAGCGATGGGTGGTGGCCAGGGGGGCATGGGTGGTAACAGTGGAATGGGCAACGCAGGCGGCATGGGAAATCCGGCGATGAATAATCCGGGCATGGGCATGCAGAATA